A section of the Rattus norvegicus strain BN/NHsdMcwi chromosome 15, GRCr8, whole genome shotgun sequence genome encodes:
- the LOC134482175 gene encoding small integral membrane protein 14-like, whose translation MTEGGFDPCECICSHERTMRRLINLLRQSRAYCTNTECLRELPGPSGDSGISITVILMAWMVIAVLLFLLRPPNLRGFSLPGKPSSPHSGQVPPAPPVG comes from the coding sequence ATGACTGAAGGAGGATTTGATCCCTGTGAATGTATTTGCTCTCATGAACGCACTATGAGAAGACTCATCAATCTGCTCCGGCAGTCCCGGGCCTATTGTACCAACACAGAATGCCTTCGGGAATTGCCAGGGCCCTCCGGTGACAGTGGCATCAGCATCACTGTGATCTTGATGGCCTGGATGGTGATCGCTGTGCTCCTCTTTCTACTGAGGCCTCCTAACCTGAGAGGCTTCAGCCTTCCTGGAAAGCCCTCCAGTCCTCACAGTGGACAGGTCCCGCCAGCCCCTCCTGTGGGCTAA